In a genomic window of Scheffersomyces stipitis CBS 6054 chromosome 4, complete sequence:
- a CDS encoding predicted protein, protein QQQPDETTEVTRSAPETEEERAARLAKQEEIDGRSIYVGNVDYQSTPEQLEEFFHVVGVIERVTILFDRYSGLPKGYAYVEFEKTESVERAIEDLHGKEFRGREIRVSAKRTNLPGFKKRGGFRGGFRGAFRGSRGSRGPRGGFRGARGTFRGRG, encoded by the coding sequence CAACAGCAACCGGACGAAACCACTGAGGTCACGAGAAGTGCTCCTGAGACCGAGGAAGAACGTGCTGCCAGATTGGCCAAGCAGGAAGAAATCGACGGCCGTTCCATCTATGTGGGCAATGTGGACTACCAATCGACACCTGAACAATTGGAAGAGTTCTTCCATGTCGTGGGAGTCATTGAGAGAGTGACAATTTTATTTGATCGCTACTCGGGATTGCCCAAGGGATACGCCTAcgttgaatttgaaaagacAGAGAGTGTAGAACGAGCCATCGAGGATTTGCATGGCAAGGAATTCAGAGGCAGAGAAATAAGAGTCAGTGCCAAGAGAACCAATTTGCCAGggttcaagaagagaggTGGATTCAGAGGAGGATTCAGAGGAGCCTTCAGAGGTAGCCGTGGAAGCAGAGGTCCCAGAGGAGGTTTTAGAGGAGCCAGAGGTACCTTCAGAGGTCGTGGC
- the PMI1 gene encoding mannose-6-phosphate isomerase (go_function mannose-6-phosphate isomerase activity; zinc ion binding~go_process carbohydrate metabolism) — MSLFRINCGYQNYDWGKIGSTSAVAQFASSSDASVSIDNSKPYAELWMGTHPSVPSVAVDGGADVEGKTLRDLVSAHPQQLLHQSIIDKFGSNKELPFLFKVLSIEKVLSIQAHPDKKLGAILHAADPKNYPDDNHKPEMAIAVTEFEGFCGFKPLEQLVQTLKTIPELHDIIGAELVAEFASGVKPSATVGSEEDASNRKLLQKVFGKLMNTDESTIATKAESLVARTKSEPELFTAIDSRLPELIQRLNGQFPKDIGLFCGCLLLNHVALNAGEAMFLQAKDPHAYISGDIIECMAASDNVVRAGFTPKFKDVKNLVEMLTYSYDSVEKQKMPLLPFAKSHGEAVKSVLYDPPIAEFAVLQTIFDKKAGKVQHFDGFDGPSIVIATKGNGTISVKGSSDVKEVKTGYVFFVAPGVEIELVSGSDDNEFTTYRAFVEA; from the coding sequence ATGTCActcttcagaatcaactgCGGCTACCAAAACTACGACTGGGGTAAAATCGGGTCTACCTCAGCAGTAGCCCAGTTTGCTTCCAGCTCCGATGCCTCTGTCTCTATCGACAACTCCAAACCTTATGCTGAATTGTGGATGGGTACACACCCTTCGGTTCCCTCTGTCGCTGTTGATGGAGGTGCAGACGTCGAAGGCAAGACCTTGCGTGACCTTGTCTCTGCGCATCCACAGCAGTTGTTGCACCAGTCGATTATTGACAAGTTTGGCTCCAACAAGGAATTGCCATTTCTCTTCAAGGTTCTTTCCATTGAAAAAGTTTTGTCGATTCAAGCTCACCCcgacaagaagttgggtGCCATTTTGCATGCAGCAGACCCCAAGAATTACCCTGACGATAACCACAAGCCTGAGATGGCTATTGCTGTGACGGAGTTTGAAGGTTTCTGTGGCTTCAAGCCTTTAGAGCAATTGGTCCAGACGCTAAAGACTATTCCGGAGTTGCATGACATCATCGGGGCCGAGCTCGTTGCTGAGTTTGCTTCTGGAGTGAAGCCTCTGGCCACTGTAGGTTCCGAGGAAGACGCTTCTAACAGAAAGTTACTTCAGAAGGTATTCGGAAAGTTGATGAACACTGACGAATCTACAATCGCTACCAAGGCAGAGTCGCTTGTTGCCCGTACAAAGTCTGAACCAGAACTTTTCACTGCTATTGATTCCAGATTGCCCGAGTTGATTCAGCGTTTGAACGGCCAGTTCCCTAAGGACATTGGCTTATTCTGTGGCTGTCTCTTGTTGAACCACGTAGCCTTAAATGCCGGCGAAGCCATGTTCTTGCAGGCTAAAGACCCTCATGCCTACATTTCGGGAGATATCATCGAATGTATGGCTGCCTCCGACAATGTTGTCAGAGCTGGTTTCACACCAAAGTTTAAGGAcgtcaagaacttggttGAAATGTTGACTTATTCATACGACTCCGTcgagaaacagaagatgCCACTTTTGCCTTTTGCCAAGTCTCACGGTGAAGCTGTCAAGTCTGTCTTGTACGATCCACCTATTGCCGAGTTTGCCGTTTTGCAAACTATTTTTGACAAGAAGGCTGGCAAGGTCCAACACTTTGACGGCTTTGATGGTCCTTCTATCGTCATCGCCACAAAGGGTAACGGTACCATCTCTGTCAAGGGCAGCTCCGACGTCAAGGAAGTCAAGACAGGCTACgttttcttcgttgctcCTGGTGTTGAAATCGAGTTGGTCAGTGGTTCTGATGACAACGAGTTCACCACCTACAGAGCCTTTGTGGAAGCCTAA
- a CDS encoding predicted protein, with protein MTSVRKRKMNRSSIKKATRRLKDRQRNINIHSNPIIAANWDKSLTLQQNYKRLGLRAKLGSMAGGQEQKVETLTEIRAKREKSASKVKPSDIEQTEDPAQIPEGEARLIRDEDTNEVVRVIYGTMKVSKDSEASEVENTSVIKQLEEYAQKNSQLKRERTASDRENEWLKSLYEKHGDDYDKMKWDKKLNVQQQSAGELRRRITKWKKVNSIE; from the coding sequence ATGACGTCCGtaagaaagagaaagatgAACCGTTCATCGATAAAGAAAGCCACCAGAAGGTTGAAAGACAGACAGAGAAATATCAATATCCATTCCAATCCCATCATAGCAGCTAACTGGGACAAATCTTTGACATTACAACAGAACTATAAGCGTTTGGGATTGAGGGCCAAGCTCGGATCTATGGCCGGAGGtcaagaacagaaagtTGAGACTTTGACTGAGATAAGAGccaaaagagaaaaaagTGCTAGTAAAGTCAAGCCCTCAGATATTGAGCAGACCGAAGATCCAGCCCAGATTCCTGAGGGCGAAGCTCGTTTGATCAGAGATGAAGATACAAATGAAGTAGTTAGGGTGATCTATGGTACTATGAAAGTATCAAAAGATAGTGAAGCCAGTGAAGTGGAAAACACTCTGGTCATAAAGCAGTTGGAAGAATATGCTCAAAAGAACTCACagttgaagagagaaagaactgCTTCAGACAGGGAAAATGAGTGGTTGAAAAGCTTGTACGAGAAACACGGTGATGACTACGACAAGATGAAGTGGGATAAGAAGTTGAACGTGCAGCAACAGAGTGCTGGTGagttgagaagaagaatcacAAAATGGAAAAAGGTCAACAGTATTGAATAG
- a CDS encoding predicted protein, which produces MPSGSLPTAPAPQESSSSKSKSFKKYQPRIAKAQPQLPAVEAFQLDSIVGGPLKEEAHQVVTQLLNVTSNFQNDLRLEIRHKLSIEQRIQFKNIEIAKLANSLNKSISHKHKKLVRALTSTSVASEGSHEPPNMIDSEINDLLRSSVDVSERITRIASSLAKIDKIVNSPSDQLGNSRAESKNKYPHVYRIVRRTD; this is translated from the coding sequence ATGCCTAGTGGAAGTCTACCGACAGCTCCAGCACCTCAAGAGTCATCCTCGTCTAAATCCAAGTCCTTCAAAAAGTACCAGCCTCGTATCGCCAAGGCGCAGCCACAATTGCCTGCTGTAGAAGCTTTTCAGCTAGATTCAATTGTTGGAGGTcctttgaaggaagaagctCACCAAGTAGTCACTCAGCTTCTCAATGTCACATCCAATTTCCAGAACGATCTCCGTCTAGAAATCAGACACAAGCTTTCGATTGAACAAAGAATCCAGTTCAAGAATATAGAGATTGCTAAATTGGCCAACAGTTTAAACAAGAGCATCAGTCATAAACATAAAAAATTGGTGCGGGCTTTGACATCGACCTCTGTTGCTCTGGAAGGAAGCCATGAACCGCCCAATATGATCGACTCTGAGATCAACGACTTACTCAGAAGTTCTGTAGACGTTTCTGAAAGAATCACAAGGATCGCTTCCTCGTTGGCAAAAATCGACAAAATCGTGAATCTGCCTCTGGATCAATTGGGAAATTCCAGAGCAGAAAGTAAGAACAAGTATCCACACGTTTATCGCATAGTTCGCCGTACAGAT
- a CDS encoding predicted protein: MEEAPRSLAGVRHIVLILSGKGGVGKSSVTTQTALTLVNHGYNVGVLDIDLTGPSLPRMFGVEYKQVHQSTAGWVPVSVYSNANDPIVEGKKQRGSLSLMSLGFLLGDRNNSVVWRGPKKTAMIRQFLKDVVWTGGDGKTPLDYLLIDTPPGTSDEHIAIAEELRYAGPIDGAIIVTTPQQVATADVRKEINFCKKVNFNVLGVVENMSGFICPHCAECTNIFSSGGGQQLCESLDLTFLGNIPIDPTFVEMIESQDNEEIHGKKKLIHLYDDSELKPIMNSIIDKVLEKNLPSRI; the protein is encoded by the coding sequence ATGGAAGAGGCTCCTCGTTCGCTTGCCGGTGTCAGACACATCGTACTCATCCTTTCCGGAAAAGGGGGGGTTGGAAAATCGTCTGTCACCACCCAAACTGCACTTACTTTAGTAAACCATGGCTACAACGTCGGAGTACTTGACATCGACTTGACAGGGCCTTCGTTACCACGTATGTTCGGTGTGGAGTATAAACAGGTTCATCAGTCAACTGCGGGTTGGGTTCCCGTTTCCGTATATAGTAATGCCAATGATCCCATAGtagaaggaaagaaacaGCGAGGATCCCTTCTGCTTATGTCGCTAGGCTTCTTGTTGGGGGACAGAAACAACTCTGTTGTATGGAGGGGACCCAAAAAGACGGCTATGATCAGAcagttcttgaaagatgTAGTTTGGACAGGCGGAGATGGAAAGACCCCCTTGGACTATTTGCTTATAGATACACCTCCAGGGACTTCAGATGAGCATATAGCCATAGCGGAAGAGTTGAGATATGCCGGACCAATAGATGGAGCCATTATAGTCACAACACCTCAGCAGGTAGCCACGGCTGACGTCAGAAAAGAGATAAACTTTTGTAAAAAGGTTAACTTCAATGTCTTGGGTGTAGTCGAAAATATGAGTGGCTTCATCTGTCCTCATTGTGCGGAGTGTACCAACATCTTTCTGAGTGGAGGGGGGCAGCAGTTGTGTGAACTGTTGGACTTGACATTCTTGGGCAATATTCCTATAGATCCCACGTTTGTAGAAATGATTGAAAGTCAGGATAATGAGGAAATTCAcggcaagaagaagttgatacATTTGTACGATGACTCTGAATTGAAACCCATAATGAACTCCATCATTGATAAAgtcttggagaagaattTACCTTCAAGAATATGA
- the ERF2 gene encoding elongation release factor (go_function GTP binding~go_process protein biosynthesis) has product MSENYDQDKLAQDLQNSSIGGNDQQQSNQYKPGNAQAFVPQGGYQQFDQYQQQQNYYNQQQNYNQGYNQRGGYQNTRGGYNNYNNRGGYQNYNNYNNSRGGYQGYNANNYNNNRGYNQYDNVDVDASGAPAAQGMSLADFQKQKDAQASSLNKPAVKKTLKLAPSSGIKLGNATIKVGAKKDDVSKESSPAPTSSATTASSASKESTPVAETKEEVTTNKTETKKTEEVKKTEVVKKESTPVASTGSVSARESTPISTASSVAKEQEDDVDEEVVKDLFGGKDHVSIIFMGHVDAGKSTMGGNILYLTGSVDKRTVEKYEREAKDAGRQGWYLSWVMDTNKEERNDGKTIEVGKAYFETEKRRYTILDAPGHKMYVSEMIGGASQADVGILVISARKGEYETGFEKGGQTREHALLAKTQGVNKIIVVVNKMDDPTVGWAEERYNECITKLGVFLKGIGYAKEDIVFMPVSGYTGAGLKDRVNPKDCPWYTGPALLEYLDNMETVNRKINGPFMLPISGKMKDMGTVVEGKIESGHIKKGGSLLLMPNKVNVEVLTVYNETEQECETAYSGEQVRLRLRGVEEEDLQPGYVLTSPKNPVKTVTRFEAQIAIVELKSILSNGFSCVMHLHAAIEEVKFIQLKHKLEKGTNRKSKKPPAFAKKGMKIIAVLEVAEPVCAETYNDYQQLGRFTLRDQGTTIAIGKITKLL; this is encoded by the exons ATGTCTGAAAACTACGACCAGGACAAGTTGGCCCAGGACCTCCAGAACTCCTCCATTGGCGGAAACGACCAGCAGCAACTGAACCAGTACAAGCCTGGTAATGCCCAGGCTTTTGTTCCACAAGGGGGCTACCAACAGTTCGACCAGtatcaacagcaacagaacTACTACAACCAACAGCAGAACTACAACCAAG GATACAACCAGCGCGGAGGATACCAGAATACTCGTGGCGGCTACAACAACTATAACAATCGTGGGGGATACCAGAACTACAACAACTATAACAACAGTAGAGGAGGGTACCAAGGCTACAACGCCAACAACTATAACAATAACAGAGGCTATAACCAGTACGACAATGTCGATGTTGACGCTTCTGGTGCTCCTGCAGCCCAGGGGATGTCTTTGGCAGAtttccagaaacagaaggaTGCCCAAGCATCTTCATTGAACAAGCCAGCTGTTAAGAAGACGCTCAAGTTAGCTCCTTCTAGCGGAATCAAATTGGGCAATGCCACCATCAAGGTTGGAGCCAAGAAGGATGATGTTTCTAAGGAATCCTCACCAGCcccaacttcttctgctacCACTGCTTCATCTGCTTCTAAGGAATCGACTCCAGTAGCTGAaaccaaggaagaagtaACTACTAACAAGACTGAAACCAAAAAGACCGAGGAAGTCAAGAAGACCGAAGTAGTCAAAAAGGAATCTACTCCTGTAGCTTCTACTGGTTCTGTATCTGCCAGGGAATCGACTCCTATCTCCactgcttcttctgtagcTAAGGAACAGGAAGATGAtgttgacgaagaagtcGTTAAGGACTTGTTTGGTGGTAAGGACCATGTttccatcatcttcatgGGCCACGTTGATGCTGGTAAGTCTACAATGGGAGGTAATATCTTGTACTTGACTGGTTCTGTCGACAAGAGAACTGTGGAAAAGTACGAAAGAGAGGCCAAAGATGCCGGTAGACAGGGTTGGTACTTGTCGTGGGTGATGGATAccaacaaggaagaaagaaacgaCGGTAAGACCATTGAAGTTGGTAAAGCCTACTTCGAAAcagaaaagagaagataCACCATCTTGGATGCACCAGGGCACAAGATGTATGTTTCCGAGATGATTGGTGGTGCTTCTCAAGCCGATGTAGGAATCTTGGTGATTTCTGCCAGAAAGGGTGAATATGAAACTGGTTTTGAGAAGGGTGGTCAAACCAGAGAACACGCTCTTTTGGCTAAGACTCAAGGTGTAAACAAGATCATTGTCGTTGTAAACAAGATGGATGATCCTACTGTAGGCTGGGCTGAAGAACGTTACAACGAATGTATCACCAAGTTGGGTGTGTTCTTAAAGGGTATTGGTTATGCCAAAGAAGACATCGTGTTCATGCCTGTTTCCGGATACACTGGTGCAGGTTTGAAAGACAGAGTTAACCCCAAGGATTGTCCTTGGTACACTGGACCAGCTTTGTTGGAGTACTTAGACAACATGGAGACTGTCAACAGAAAGATCAACGGTCCTTTCATGTTGCCAATTTCTGGAAAGATGAAGGACATGGGTACAGTAGTAGAAGGTAAGATTGAGTCTGGTCATATAAAGAAGGGTGGCTCCTTATTGTTGATGCCTAATAAGGTCAATGTAGAAGTCTTGACAGTCTACAACGAAACAGAACAAGAGTGTGAAACAGCCTACAGTGGAGAACAGGTAAGATTGAGATTGAGAGGtgtcgaagaagaagacttgcaACCAGGTTATGTATTGACCTCACCCAAGAACCCAGTCAAGACTGTTACCAGGTTTGAGGCTCAGATCGCCATTGTCGAGTTGAAGTCTATCTTATCTAACGGTTTCTCGTGTGTAATGCATTTGCATGCtgccattgaagaagttaaGTTCATTCAGTTGAAGcacaagttggaaaagggAACCAACAGAAAGTCCAAGAAGCCTCCAGCATTTGCCAAGAAGGGAATGAAGATCATTGCCGTGTTGGAAGTTGCTGAACCAGTCTGTGCCGAGACTTATAATGATTACCAACAATTAGGTAGATTCACCTTGAGAGATCAGGGTACTACCATTGCCATCGGTAAGAtcaccaagttgttgtag
- the DCT25 gene encoding dynactin subunit P25, which produces MADWIETSSGNRISRSAHISGSDRIVINGNATIHPGVQIHGDVQLLANKSSTDTTTATLGKFCYLRPNCQIIPPVLQECSDSDSTTYHGPVTIGAYTIIGSNTVVKSANVGNRVLIEDDCVLENLSIIYECCVIRKGTVVPPKTIIPPYSEVSGVPGKDFRISSLNSCYKRLIEIEAKELQILGS; this is translated from the coding sequence ATGGCTGATTGGATAGAAACGTCCTCTGGCAACCGGATCTCACGGTCCGCTCATATCTCAGGCTCGGACCGGATCGTCATAAATGGAAATGCTACTATTCATCCTGGCGTACAAATCCACGGtgatgttcaacttctagCAAACAAAAGCAGCACAGATACTACCACTGCTACTTTAGGCAAGTTCTGCTACCTCCGTCCAAACTGCCAGATCATCCCACCCGTGCTTCAGGAGTGCTCAGATCTGGACTCTACTACATACCATGGTCCTGTGACTATAGGAGCTTACACTATTATAGGAAGCAATACTGTAGTAAAGCTGGCCAATGTAGGGAACAGAGTTCTTATTGAAGACGACTGCGTTCTAGAAAACCTCTCAATAATCTATGAATGTTGCGTAATACGAAAGGGCACGGTTGTTCCTCCCAAAACAATAATTCCTCCGTACAGCGAAGTCAGTGGAGTTCCAGGGAAGGACTTTAGGATCTCAAGCTTGAATTCCTGCTACAAGAGATTGATTGAAATAGAAGCCAAAGAGCTACAGATATTAGGCTCTTGA
- a CDS encoding predicted protein, which yields MPIFGEKPYTSISVKINQLASNKNDDIDDSIELYLSDLLELIKLQPNSGAVEAARAVRKKIKYGDTVQEQLRALSILELLVLNGGKNVGPTLARDDKLIDVLKGILSGNGKTGTGLSYDKEIFDQVRALAIGWKSELAELDGYKYLASLWQFYSGSSRNRAHSRPQSPPLSSSPRTPRSPPPRPRVASPYSESNSKKDKKDKKDKKKKKRKGIVYADEQFEIPQINYKIEAPRIRTLIADCYTHTTALSNSLLTLPADISPHDDDKAMKEFDKCRSIRRKVLRYLQYVGAGDDGNKSKEVLALDEEFLGSLINSNEQLVEVFKKFDLKCGYSAANPAPNYDQRDIDNGVSESSDESYYSSESESEPEEESISGRLQKATIEGPSSRAKSPPPPRPVKPSALQRPHSKPKQLAKTESTDTLEADPFGDTHAVTRSVYD from the exons ATGCCCATTTTTGGTGAAAAACCATATACCTCCATTTCGGTCAAAATCAATCAGTTGGCCCTGAACAAAAACGACGACATTGATGACTCCATCGAGCTCTACCTCTCGGACTTGCTCGAATTGATTAAGCTACAGCCCAATTCTGGTGCCGTGGAGGCTGCTCGTGCCGTCAGAAAAAAGATCAAGTATGGCGATACTGTTCAGGAGCAATTGCGGGCTCTTTCCATCTTGGAGTTGTTAGTATTGAACGGAGGGAAAAATGTCGGTCCCACCTTGGCTCGAGacgacaagttgattgatGTGTTGAAAGGCATTTTGTCCGGTAACGGCAAGACTGGAACTGGTCTTAGTTACGATAAGGAGATTTTCGACCAAGTCCGGGCTTTGGCTATCGGCTGGAAGCTGGAATTGGCTGAATTGGATGGCTACAAGTATTTGGCTCTGCTCTGGCAGTTT TACTCTGGTAGTTCGAGAAATAGAGCCCATTCTCGTCCACAGTCTCCACCTCTTTCGTCGTCGCCTAGAACTCCCAGATCGCCTCCTCCTAGGCCCAGAGTTGCTTCTCCTTATTCTGAATCAAATTCCAAAAAAGATaagaaagacaagaaggacaagaagaaaaagaagaggaaggGTATCGTCTATGCTGACGAGCAATTTGAGATTCCTCAGATCAACTACAAGATCGAGGCTCCAAGGATTAGAACGCTTATTGCCGATTGCTACACTCACACCACTGCATTGAGCAATTCGTTGTTGACTCTTCCAGCAGACATCTCTCCACACGATGATGATAAAGCAATGAAGGAGTTTGACAAATGTAGATCTATCCGCAGAAAAGTGTTACGATACTTGCAGTATGTAGGTGCTGGTGACGATGGCAACAAGTCGAAGGAAGTTTTGGCATTGGATGAAGAGTTCTTAGGCAGTTTGATTAACTCCAACGAGCAGTTGGTTGAAGTTTTTAAGAAGTTCGACTTGAAGTGTGGGTATTCGGCTGCAAATCCAGCACCCAACTACGACCAAAGAGATATAGATAATGGAGTTTCAGAATCTAGTGACGAAAGCTACTACTCTAGTGAATCAGAGAGTGAGCCTGAAGAAGAGCTGATTTCTGGGAGATTGCAAAAGGCTACGATAGAAGGCCCTTCCTCTAGAGCCAAATCGCCACCTCCACCACGCCCAGTTAAACCTTCAGCGTTGCAAAGACCACACTCCAAGCCTAAACAATTGGCCAAAACTGAGTCTACCGATACTCTTGAAGCAGATCCTTTTGGAGATACACATGCTGTTACAAGATCTGTATACGATTAG
- a CDS encoding predicted protein, whose amino-acid sequence MSSRYSAAGAHQRDLRTQLFASPNGNRTPPSRTASPYEPSASVSAKHNESFLSTLESQNNDEMESMGHKVAMLKTLGQKMGVEINKGIKLNDEITNTFEQGKVTLKNTYNKMVVMSQRAGITWRMWLTVFGLVFVWFFYIWIF is encoded by the coding sequence ATGAGCTCCCGTTACTCCGCTGCTGGTGCCCACCAACGAGATCTCCGTACCCAACTCTTTGCCTCGCCCAACGGAAACAGAACGCCACCCTCTAGAACAGCATCACCATATGAGCCATCGGCGCTGGTCTCAGCCAAACACAACGAGTCGTTCTTGCTGACTCTTGAATCTCAGAACAACGACGAAATGGAATCTATGGGCCACAAAGTGGCCATGCTCAAAACGTTGGGTCAGAAAATGGGAGTCGAAATCAATAAGGGAATCAAACTCAACGATGAAATCACAAACACCTTCGAACAAGGGAAGGTCACCTTGAAGAACACatacaacaagatggtGGTGATGAGCCAGCGTGCGGGCATCACCTGGCGAATGTGGCTAACGGTGTTTGGACTTGTCTTTGTTTGGTTCTTCTATATCTGGATAttttga
- the YEA4 gene encoding golgi uridine diphosphate-N- acetylglucosamine transporter, whose translation MNILFFILPQVFGGCCSNVFVLENILANNTSNQSLGTIITFSQFLCVSIFGYYANIDVKNSHWYFLYLKKPAIPLHKWFFTVVLFFFTSVLNNLVWKFNITVPFHIIFRSSGTVVTMIVGYLYGNRRYTRSQVLACIIITLGTLMATLPNTGKNDSPTIVVSSSSDGGFTTGITLLTVGAVLASFMGLYNEQLYVQYGNHWQEGLFYSHFLGLPLFVFVASTIKSEYLAVWNDRSTISIGGHFTVPSQLASLVINVLTQFVCIRGVNMLAGRTTALTVTVVLLVRKFVSLFISILWFKNELTKEGMVGAVAVFGGAAFYSISSNSLKKKKVKIQ comes from the exons ATGAACATCCTATTCTTTATCTTACCTCAGGTATTCGGAGGATGCTGCTCCAACGTCttcgttcttgaaaatattCTTGCCAACAACACCCTGAACCAATCATTGGGGACAATCATCACATTCAGTCAGTTCCTATGTGTTCTGATTTTTGGTTACTATGCCAATATAGACGTTAAGAACTCTCACTGGTACTTCTTGTACCTAAAGAAACCAGCTATTCCACTTCACAAATGGTTCTTCACTGTAGTACTATTTTTCTTCACTTCAGTGCTTAACAATCTTGTGTGGAAATTCAACATCACCGTGCCCTTTCacatcatcttcagatCAAGCGGAACTGTAGTAACTATGATAGTGGGCTATTTGTACGGAAACAGGAGATATACCCGAAGCCAAGTTCTCGCTTGTATAATTATAACACTAGGAACATTAATGGCTACTTTGCCAAATACTGGCAAAAACGATAGC CCAACCattgttgtttcttctaGTTCAGACGGAGGTTTCACTACTGGGATCACATTGCTTACTGTCGGCGCTGTACTTGCTTCTTTCATGGGGCTCTATAACGAGCAGCTCTATGTTCAGTATGGAAACCACTGGCAAGAAGGTTTATTTTACTCTCACTTCTTGGGGTTACCATTATTTGTATTTGTGGCTTCTACTATAAAGTCAGAGTATCTCGCTGTATGGAACGACAGAAGTACTATCAGTATTGGTGGTCATTTTACTGTTCCCAGCCAATTGGCTAGTTTAGTCATAAATGTGCTAACTCAGTTTGTCTGTATTAGAGGAGTGAACATGCTAGCAGGAAGAACCACAGCTTTAACAGTTACGGTAGTTCTTCTAGTTCGCAAATTTGTAAGTCTCTTTATCAGCATCTTATGGTTCAAGAATGAACTCACTAAAGAGGGAATGGTTGGAGCAGTGGCAGTTTTTGGTGGAGCAGCCTTCTATAGTATCAGCTCCAACTCCCttaagaagaaaaaagtgaaaatacAGTAA